In the Leptotrichia sp. oral taxon 847 genome, one interval contains:
- the rfaE1 gene encoding D-glycero-beta-D-manno-heptose-7-phosphate kinase — protein sequence MISIQKLKEILERFKHVKIAVIGDMMLDEYLIGKVNRISPEAPVPVVNIEKERFVLGGASNVANNLISLSASVSVYGVVGADTNGEKFIKELEAKKIDSIGIVKDNSRPTIIKSRVLAQGQQLLRLDWEKDIDISLENQDKILELLKKDLKSIDAILLSDYNKGLLTERLSKKIIKLAKENEKVVVVDPKPQNFKNYIGATSVTPNKKEILDYFGMKKFSSEEEIVKKLAQLKKELELENVVLTRSEEGVSLFETKHKRIPTVAREVYDVTGAGDTFISTFLLARCAGADLYEAGEIANMASGIVVAKVGTATATKEEILEFYETVQEHL from the coding sequence ATGATTTCAATTCAAAAGCTTAAAGAAATATTAGAAAGATTTAAACACGTGAAAATAGCTGTTATTGGGGATATGATGTTAGATGAATATCTCATTGGAAAAGTTAATAGAATTTCTCCTGAAGCACCAGTTCCTGTAGTAAATATCGAAAAAGAACGATTTGTATTAGGTGGGGCATCAAATGTTGCAAATAATTTAATTTCATTATCAGCAAGTGTGTCAGTATACGGAGTTGTAGGGGCTGATACAAATGGTGAAAAGTTTATAAAGGAGTTGGAAGCTAAAAAAATCGACTCAATTGGAATCGTAAAAGATAATTCTCGTCCGACGATAATTAAAAGTAGAGTTTTGGCACAAGGACAACAATTACTTCGATTAGATTGGGAAAAAGATATTGATATTTCACTTGAAAATCAAGATAAAATTCTGGAACTTCTAAAAAAAGATTTAAAGAGTATAGACGCAATTTTGTTATCCGATTACAACAAAGGGCTTTTAACAGAAAGACTTTCCAAAAAAATTATAAAACTTGCAAAAGAAAATGAAAAAGTGGTTGTAGTGGATCCAAAACCTCAAAATTTTAAAAATTATATTGGGGCTACTTCGGTAACACCAAATAAAAAAGAGATTTTGGACTATTTTGGAATGAAAAAATTTTCTAGTGAAGAAGAAATTGTGAAAAAATTAGCGCAACTAAAAAAAGAATTAGAGCTTGAGAATGTTGTGCTTACAAGAAGTGAAGAAGGGGTTTCGCTATTTGAGACAAAACATAAGAGGATACCGACAGTGGCAAGGGAAGTTTACGATGTGACGGGGGCAGGAGATACATTTATTTCAACTTTTCTTCTGGCAAGATGTGCTGGAGCTGATTTATATGAAGCTGGGGAAATTGCAAATATGGCTTCAGGA
- a CDS encoding type II secretion system protein GspD: MRKSSLILYAIIFFSNTFSAKVTDYVNKNDAQNLKKIFIYKVPKENKKIENNNVNNKNNNAQQKQVKTSESKTLKDTKQVPKVENQNKEVPKIESPKKEEIKNKTGEIEFEYRDVKEISEALNGFEKFEVIGVGNKIIFSGDEKKFEEIKKIIKSFDSPKEQVIIKGTIIDTSSNLFERLGIDWSINSNSGNTGKNNLVAKFLNGEISISSIFSAGGKFLGVDFNMLKENGDIKIEAMPTLMIMEKEEGELKVTEEVIVGEKKITKNNEDYIEPIFSEAGIVFKITPEIKKINGVKKILLKLDTEISNFKLTSSYSASSGAKQKNQTRTTITLNDGGSTFIGGLKQNVSKETQRRIPILSKIPIIGPLFKYRRTNKEVRDIYIEIEAVIQNDKSLLIN; the protein is encoded by the coding sequence ATGAGGAAATCAAGTTTAATTCTATATGCTATTATTTTTTTTAGTAATACTTTTTCAGCAAAAGTTACGGATTATGTAAATAAAAATGATGCGCAAAATCTGAAAAAAATATTTATTTACAAAGTTCCGAAGGAAAATAAAAAGATTGAAAATAATAATGTAAATAATAAAAACAATAATGCACAGCAAAAGCAAGTGAAAACTTCTGAAAGTAAAACACTTAAAGATACAAAACAAGTACCAAAAGTAGAGAATCAAAACAAAGAAGTTCCCAAAATTGAAAGTCCTAAAAAAGAGGAAATAAAAAATAAAACTGGAGAAATTGAGTTTGAATATAGAGATGTAAAAGAAATTTCAGAGGCATTAAACGGATTTGAAAAATTTGAAGTTATTGGCGTAGGGAATAAAATTATTTTTAGTGGAGATGAAAAAAAATTTGAAGAAATAAAAAAAATAATAAAATCTTTTGACAGTCCGAAAGAGCAGGTTATAATAAAGGGAACGATAATTGATACAAGTTCGAATTTGTTTGAAAGACTTGGAATTGACTGGTCAATAAATTCAAATTCTGGCAATACTGGAAAAAATAATTTGGTTGCAAAATTTTTAAATGGAGAAATTTCGATTAGCTCAATATTTTCTGCGGGAGGAAAATTTTTGGGAGTAGACTTTAATATGTTAAAAGAAAATGGAGATATAAAAATAGAAGCTATGCCAACACTTATGATTATGGAAAAGGAAGAAGGGGAATTAAAAGTTACGGAAGAAGTGATTGTAGGTGAAAAGAAAATAACTAAAAATAATGAAGACTATATTGAGCCAATATTCTCAGAAGCAGGAATTGTCTTTAAAATAACTCCAGAAATAAAAAAAATAAATGGAGTAAAAAAAATATTGTTAAAACTTGATACGGAAATAAGTAATTTTAAATTGACTTCTAGTTATAGTGCGTCTTCGGGTGCAAAACAAAAAAATCAGACAAGGACTACAATAACATTAAATGATGGAGGTTCGACGTTTATAGGTGGATTAAAGCAAAATGTGAGTAAAGAGACTCAAAGAAGAATTCCGATACTTTCAAAAATTCCAATAATTGGTCCACTTTTCAAATATAGGAGAACAAATAAAGAAGTAAGAGATATCTACATCGAAATTGAAGCTGTTATACAAAATGACAAATCGCTTTTGATAAATTAA